A DNA window from Streptococcus parapneumoniae contains the following coding sequences:
- a CDS encoding ribose-phosphate diphosphokinase, whose product MSFSDLKLFALSSNKELAKRVAQEIGIELGKSSVRQFSDGEIQVNIEESIRGKHVFILQSTSSPVNDNLLEILIMVDALKRASAESVNVVMPYYGYARQDRKARAREPITSKLVANMLEVAGVDRLLTIDLHAAQIQGFFDIPVDHLMGAPLIADYFERRGMVGSDYVVVSPDHGGVTRARKLAEFLKTSIAIIDKRRSVDKMNTSEVMNIIGKVEGKTCILIDDMIDTAGTICHAADALAEAGAVEVYASCTHPVLSGPAMDNIQKSAIKKLVVLDTIYLPEERLIDKIEQISIAHLLGDAIVRIHEKRPFSPLFSIEKKI is encoded by the coding sequence ATGTCTTTTTCTGATTTAAAGCTGTTTGCCCTTTCTTCTAATAAAGAATTGGCAAAACGTGTGGCGCAGGAGATTGGGATAGAGTTGGGGAAATCAAGTGTTCGCCAATTTTCAGATGGAGAGATTCAGGTCAACATCGAAGAATCAATCCGTGGGAAACACGTCTTTATCCTACAATCAACTAGTTCGCCTGTAAATGACAATCTGCTTGAAATTTTGATTATGGTGGATGCTTTGAAGCGTGCGAGTGCAGAATCTGTCAATGTTGTCATGCCTTACTATGGGTATGCACGTCAGGATAGAAAGGCGAGAGCGCGTGAGCCAATCACTTCAAAACTTGTCGCAAATATGCTTGAAGTAGCTGGAGTGGATCGTTTATTGACCATCGACTTGCATGCTGCGCAGATTCAAGGATTCTTTGATATTCCTGTGGATCATTTGATGGGAGCTCCTCTGATTGCGGATTATTTTGAGCGTCGTGGTATGGTTGGTTCTGACTATGTGGTTGTCAGTCCAGACCATGGAGGGGTGACTCGTGCTCGTAAGTTGGCAGAATTTTTGAAAACATCTATTGCTATCATTGACAAACGTCGTAGCGTTGATAAGATGAATACCAGTGAAGTCATGAACATCATCGGTAAGGTCGAAGGCAAGACTTGTATCTTAATTGATGATATGATTGATACCGCTGGAACGATTTGTCATGCGGCAGATGCCCTTGCGGAAGCTGGTGCTGTTGAAGTCTATGCAAGCTGTACGCACCCAGTTCTTTCTGGTCCTGCTATGGACAATATCCAAAAATCAGCTATTAAGAAATTGGTTGTTTTGGATACCATCTATCTGCCAGAAGAGCGTTTGATTGATAAGATTGAACAGATTTCGATTGCTCATCTACTGGGTGATGCTATCGTGCGTATTCATGAAAAACGCCCATTTTCTCCACTTTTCAGTATTGAGAAAAAGATTTAA
- a CDS encoding Rpn family recombination-promoting nuclease/putative transposase gives MILRHPGISPTNDLVAKKIFSNPEITCQFIRDMLDLPAKNVTILEGSNIHVLPSIPYSAQDFYTSIDVLAELDNGTQVIIEIQVHHQNFFINRLWAYLCSQVNQNLEKIRQREGDTDQSYKHIAPVYAIAIVDSNYFQDDSAFHSFSMREDTTGEVLTITNNGQENHLVKMAFLELKKYRETSKDSIRKPWLEFFGNKPFTQQPERAISQADQLLDYKSWSEEDRKMFSQLRMREEQALLAQDYALETARVEGIEQGLERGLERGRAEGREQGREEGIEEGLKVGLVNLVRQGLLTSEVASQQLGMSVAEFEELLKGHHT, from the coding sequence ATGATTCTAAGACATCCGGGCATCAGCCCGACTAACGATTTGGTTGCTAAGAAAATTTTTAGCAATCCAGAAATCACTTGTCAATTTATCCGCGATATGCTGGATTTACCAGCAAAAAATGTAACCATTTTGGAGGGGAGCAATATTCATGTCTTGCCTTCCATTCCGTACTCGGCGCAGGACTTCTATACAAGTATAGATGTTTTGGCTGAGTTGGACAATGGGACACAGGTTATCATTGAGATTCAAGTTCATCATCAGAATTTTTTCATCAATCGTCTGTGGGCTTATCTGTGCAGTCAGGTCAATCAAAATCTTGAAAAAATTCGCCAACGAGAAGGTGATACCGACCAGAGCTATAAACACATCGCACCAGTCTATGCCATCGCCATTGTGGATAGCAACTACTTCCAAGATGATTCTGCCTTTCACAGTTTTAGTATGCGAGAGGATACGACAGGTGAGGTTTTAACTATCACAAATAACGGTCAAGAAAACCATCTGGTTAAGATGGCATTCTTGGAACTAAAAAAATATAGAGAAACCAGCAAAGATAGTATTCGCAAACCATGGTTGGAGTTTTTCGGGAACAAACCCTTTACTCAACAACCCGAGCGAGCTATCAGCCAAGCAGACCAACTGCTGGACTACAAGAGTTGGTCCGAGGAGGACAGAAAAATGTTTAGTCAACTACGTATGCGCGAAGAACAGGCCTTGTTAGCACAGGACTATGCCTTGGAAACTGCTAGGGTGGAAGGTATTGAACAGGGACTGGAGCGTGGTCTTGAACGCGGTCGTGCTGAGGGTCGTGAACAAGGACGAGAAGAAGGCATTGAAGAGGGATTAAAAGTAGGTTTAGTAAATCTAGTACGTCAAGGTCTTTTGACTTCAGAGGTTGCCAGCCAACAATTGGGTATGTCAGTAGCTGAGTTTGAAGAACTATTGAAGGGTCATCATACATAA
- a CDS encoding Rpn family recombination-promoting nuclease/putative transposase yields the protein MTLRHPGISPTNDLVAKKIFSNPEITCQFIRDMLDLPAKNVTILEGSNIHVLPSLPYSAQDFYTSIDVLAELDNGTQVIIEIQVHHQNFFINRLWAYLCSQVNQNLEKIRQREGDTHQSYKHIAPVYAIAIVDSNYFSDDLAFHSFSMREDTTGEVLTITNNGQENHLVKMAFLELKKYRETSKDEVRKPWLEFFGNKPFTQQPERAISQADQLLDYKSWSEEDRKMFSQLRMREEQALLAHDYALEQAEEKGLERGREQGREEGIEEGLKVGLVNLVRQGLLTSEVASQQLSMTVAEFEALL from the coding sequence ATGACCTTACGTCATCCGGGCATTAGCCCGACCAATGATTTGGTTGCTAAGAAGATTTTTAGCAATCCAGAAATCACTTGTCAATTTATTCGCGATATGCTGGATTTACCAGCCAAAAATGTAACCATTTTGGAGGGAAGTAATATTCATGTCTTGCCTTCCCTGCCTTACTCGGCACAGGATTTCTATACCAGTATAGATGTTTTGGCGGAGTTAGATAATGGAACGCAAGTTATCATTGAGATTCAAGTGCATCATCAGAATTTTTTCATCAATCGCCTGTGGGCTTACCTTTGCAGTCAGGTCAATCAAAATCTTGAAAAAATTCGCCAACGTGAAGGTGATACTCACCAGAGCTACAAGCATATCGCACCAGTATATGCTATCGCAATTGTGGATAGTAATTACTTCTCAGATGATTTGGCTTTTCATAGTTTTAGTATGCGCGAGGACACGACAGGTGAGGTTTTAACCATTACCAATAACGGACAAGAAAACCATCTGGTCAAGATGGCATTCTTGGAACTAAAAAAATATAGAGAAACCAGCAAAGACGAGGTTCGTAAACCGTGGTTGGAGTTTTTCGGGAATAAACCCTTTACCCAACAACCCGAGCGAGCCATCAGCCAAGCAGACCAACTGCTGGACTACAAGAGCTGGTCTGAGGAGGACAGGAAAATGTTTAGTCAACTACGTATGCGTGAAGAACAAGCATTATTGGCTCATGATTATGCCTTGGAACAAGCTGAAGAAAAAGGCTTAGAGCGTGGTCGTGAACAAGGACGAGAAGAAGGCATTGAAGAGGGATTAAAAGTAGGTTTAGTAAATCTAGTCCGCCAAGGTCTCCTGACTTCCGAGGTTGCCAGCCAGCAGTTGAGCATGACTGTCGCTGAGTTTGAAGCATTGTTATAA